In one window of Cytophagaceae bacterium ABcell3 DNA:
- a CDS encoding WYL domain-containing protein produces the protein MPINKDALVRYRIINKCLTNKMRKYPSKEELCEACMDALGCKVSFRTIDKDIEDMRHNEELGYFAPIAYDRVKKGYYYSEQDFSIDKIPLNEEEVNALQFAVAVLDQLKSIPLMGQFSGAVGKIVEAFNLNRISDSETFDFVEFDNPPYLSGGHLLNKIVEAIKAKQLIEFSYKKHGEQVLKSYKLEPYLLKEFRNRWYVIGKDTNHDKVKVFGLDRIVELEMLTAYYESDKGFDRDKYFRHAFGITSMQDDPVELLLSFTPKAADYIKTLPLHHSQKVVKESEDECLIQLYVFPTYELMMQLLSYGENVKVVEPESVKQQMIAMLQNALANY, from the coding sequence ATGCCTATTAACAAAGATGCATTGGTAAGGTATAGGATTATCAATAAATGCCTTACTAATAAAATGCGTAAGTATCCTTCTAAAGAGGAGCTTTGTGAAGCCTGCATGGATGCGCTAGGCTGTAAAGTGTCTTTTCGCACCATTGACAAAGACATCGAAGATATGAGGCATAACGAAGAGTTGGGATATTTTGCCCCAATTGCTTATGACAGAGTGAAAAAAGGGTATTATTATTCAGAGCAAGACTTTTCTATTGACAAGATTCCGCTTAATGAAGAAGAGGTAAATGCGCTTCAGTTTGCCGTTGCTGTGCTGGATCAGTTAAAAAGCATTCCTCTGATGGGACAGTTTTCTGGTGCTGTGGGGAAAATCGTTGAGGCATTTAATTTAAATCGTATCAGTGATAGCGAAACTTTTGACTTTGTTGAGTTTGATAACCCCCCTTATCTGTCCGGCGGCCATTTGTTGAACAAGATTGTAGAGGCGATTAAAGCAAAACAATTGATTGAATTCAGCTATAAAAAACACGGCGAGCAGGTGCTTAAATCTTATAAGCTAGAACCTTATTTGCTTAAAGAATTTAGAAATAGATGGTATGTAATAGGCAAAGATACCAATCATGATAAAGTAAAGGTCTTCGGCTTAGACCGAATTGTTGAATTAGAGATGCTAACCGCTTATTATGAGTCGGATAAGGGGTTTGATAGAGATAAGTATTTCCGACATGCCTTTGGAATTACGTCCATGCAGGATGACCCTGTTGAACTCCTCCTTTCTTTTACCCCTAAAGCTGCAGATTATATAAAGACACTTCCTTTGCATCATTCGCAAAAGGTTGTTAAGGAGTCTGAAGATGAGTGCTTGATACAGCTTTATGTTTTTCCTACCTATGAACTTATGATGCAACTGCTGAGCTATGGTGAAAATGTAAAAGTGGTTGAGCCTGAATCGGTCAAGCAGCAAATGATTGCCATGTTACAAAATGCCTTGGCAAACTATTGA
- a CDS encoding sigma-70 family RNA polymerase sigma factor, whose translation MSKSNHLSDEEITAGIKEGDLSVLKIVYKLYFPMILHFIAKNNGSEQEAKDIYQEAIINLYEKVKDSDFLLNCKVKTYIYSVCRRKWLKKLLEKSKNTGRVEDFEEFLEIEKEDSQAKDNEIRFNIMYKSLSRLGEPCRTILEDFYIRNLNMEMITEKFGYTNPDNAKNQKYKCLMRLKKMFFSAYNNQDNLDDHE comes from the coding sequence ATGAGCAAAAGCAACCACCTTTCTGACGAAGAAATAACGGCTGGGATTAAAGAAGGGGACTTATCGGTGCTAAAAATAGTCTACAAACTATACTTTCCGATGATCCTTCACTTTATTGCCAAAAACAATGGTTCAGAACAGGAGGCAAAAGATATCTATCAGGAAGCCATTATTAACTTGTATGAAAAGGTAAAAGACAGCGACTTTTTACTTAACTGCAAGGTCAAAACGTATATATATTCGGTATGCAGAAGAAAATGGCTAAAAAAACTGTTAGAAAAATCGAAGAATACTGGCAGAGTTGAAGACTTTGAAGAGTTTCTGGAGATAGAAAAAGAAGACAGCCAAGCAAAGGACAATGAGATCAGGTTTAACATTATGTATAAATCACTTAGTCGGTTAGGAGAACCTTGCAGGACTATTTTGGAAGATTTTTACATAAGGAACCTGAACATGGAAATGATTACCGAAAAGTTTGGATATACTAACCCAGACAATGCCAAAAACCAAAAATATAAGTGCCTGATGAGGCTAAAAAAAATGTTCTTCAGTGCTTACAACAACCAGGATAACTTAGACGATCATGAATGA
- a CDS encoding serine protease: protein MNEDVLILEKIDAWITGRMTENEKIAFEKELKSNPELHDLFQSQLDTYENFQLYGRRIELKKQLNKFHKEMLDEGIPPYKEAKTEKPPKRKVKKFNFTKLAVAASILLLLGWSFTFFSTYLKSLEESQSVHYKQLRRDLDKIKKYQSEILQDIHSADEEKNAPPVKANCSGSGFAISDNGYLVTSYHVVKGAKGIIVERSYDETVYPAKVVYKDKQRDLAILKIVDTTFTGFGNLAYTINESYLADLGERVYTLGFPKEDVVYGEGSISSSTGYEGDTTSYQISVPVNPGNSGGPLLDEKGQVIGIISGKHMGVESAAFAVKSQYLLQIIEELKADSLAEPINLPKYNQLKSLKRPQQIKKLKDNVFIIKVYS from the coding sequence ATGAATGAAGATGTTTTGATACTGGAAAAAATAGACGCTTGGATCACCGGGCGTATGACAGAAAACGAAAAGATTGCTTTTGAAAAAGAACTGAAGAGCAATCCTGAGCTTCATGATTTGTTCCAATCTCAACTGGACACTTATGAAAACTTTCAGCTTTACGGAAGAAGGATAGAATTGAAAAAGCAACTGAACAAGTTTCATAAAGAAATGTTAGATGAGGGAATCCCTCCATATAAAGAAGCAAAAACAGAAAAGCCTCCTAAAAGGAAAGTTAAAAAGTTTAATTTTACCAAGCTAGCTGTAGCAGCCTCTATCTTGTTATTGCTTGGCTGGTCTTTCACATTTTTCTCTACCTATCTAAAATCGCTAGAAGAGAGCCAAAGTGTTCACTATAAACAACTAAGAAGAGATTTAGATAAAATAAAGAAATACCAATCAGAGATATTGCAAGATATACATTCGGCTGATGAAGAAAAAAATGCGCCACCGGTTAAAGCCAATTGCAGCGGATCTGGTTTTGCCATTTCTGACAATGGTTACCTTGTCACAAGCTACCATGTGGTAAAAGGAGCCAAAGGTATTATAGTAGAACGTTCTTATGACGAAACAGTTTACCCTGCAAAAGTGGTATACAAAGACAAACAAAGAGATTTAGCGATCCTGAAAATTGTAGACACCACATTTACAGGTTTCGGCAACCTTGCCTACACCATTAATGAAAGTTATCTAGCCGACCTTGGAGAAAGGGTTTACACATTAGGCTTCCCTAAAGAAGACGTTGTTTACGGCGAAGGATCGATAAGCTCATCTACAGGATATGAAGGCGACACCACTTCTTACCAAATATCCGTACCTGTAAATCCTGGAAACAGCGGTGGCCCTCTTCTGGATGAAAAAGGACAGGTAATAGGGATTATCAGTGGGAAACATATGGGCGTAGAAAGTGCTGCTTTTGCCGTAAAATCTCAATATTTACTTCAAATTATAGAAGAACTAAAAGCAGACTCACTGGCAGAGCCAATAAACTTACCAAAATACAATCAACTAAAAAGCCTAAAACGGCCACAGCAAATTAAGAAGTTAAAAGATAACGTATTTATTATAAAGGTATATTCATAA
- a CDS encoding DUF885 domain-containing protein, with protein MKYIFLALMAGILVSCAGSTGKEVVFSQEEIDEESERLNEFFEKRFNEGVERSPQYQSRLGIKKDYDKWDDISDEHELEEFEISKRNNQIMRDSFNFEKLNRQAQISYRLSDYNFKMREEGMQWRFHNYPVNQLFGLHSSAPSFLINVHRIDSIPDAEDYIARLEGMEPLFEQFMEKVKVREEKDIMPPKFVYERVINDCKSLLQGVPFDDSDKPSSLWKDFTSKVESLDISSEEEERLLAEGRSALTGKVQPVYEKLIDFLQESSENATTEDGVWKLPDGDEFYQYALRRNTTTELTPEEIFEIGKTEVERIRGEMKELMEQVGFEGDLQAFYEYLREDPKFYYPDTEEGRQAYISRAEAILDSMKTLLPRIFNTLPEAELVVKPVEPFREKSSPAAFYQSPAPDGSRPGIFYANTSDMRAMPKYEMEALAYHEGLPGHHMQIAIAQELEGIPTFRRLGNYTAYAEGWGLYSELLPKEMGLYENSYSDFGRLTMEMWRACRLVLDVGIHYKKWTREEAIDYLCTNTPNAQEDCRREIERYIVYPGQATSYKTGMLKILEIRDFARQELGEDFDISRFHDAILTDGALPLDILEENMQNWIEKEKQQEELSGSK; from the coding sequence ATGAAGTACATTTTTCTAGCTTTAATGGCCGGTATACTGGTTTCCTGTGCAGGAAGTACCGGAAAAGAAGTTGTTTTTTCTCAGGAGGAAATAGATGAAGAATCCGAACGGCTGAATGAATTTTTTGAAAAAAGATTTAATGAAGGTGTTGAACGGAGTCCCCAATATCAGTCGCGCCTGGGGATCAAGAAAGATTATGATAAATGGGACGACATTTCTGATGAACATGAACTGGAAGAGTTTGAGATAAGCAAACGGAACAACCAGATCATGCGTGACAGTTTTAATTTTGAAAAACTAAACCGCCAGGCACAAATTAGTTACAGGCTCTCTGACTATAATTTTAAAATGAGAGAGGAGGGTATGCAATGGAGGTTTCACAACTATCCGGTAAACCAGCTTTTTGGCCTACACTCTTCAGCGCCTTCCTTTTTGATCAACGTACACAGGATCGACAGTATTCCTGATGCTGAAGACTACATAGCCAGACTAGAGGGCATGGAACCGTTGTTTGAGCAGTTTATGGAAAAAGTAAAGGTTAGGGAAGAAAAAGATATTATGCCACCTAAATTCGTTTACGAAAGGGTAATCAATGATTGTAAAAGCCTACTGCAAGGTGTGCCATTTGACGACTCTGATAAACCTTCAAGTTTGTGGAAGGACTTTACATCTAAAGTAGAAAGCCTGGACATTTCTTCCGAGGAAGAAGAACGGTTGTTAGCTGAAGGACGCAGTGCTTTGACAGGTAAAGTCCAACCTGTTTATGAAAAGCTCATTGATTTTTTACAGGAATCTTCTGAGAATGCTACTACAGAGGATGGCGTTTGGAAGTTGCCTGATGGAGATGAGTTTTACCAATATGCTTTAAGACGAAACACTACTACAGAACTTACTCCTGAAGAAATATTTGAAATAGGAAAGACTGAAGTAGAAAGGATCAGGGGGGAGATGAAAGAGCTGATGGAACAGGTAGGTTTTGAAGGGGACTTGCAAGCGTTTTATGAGTATTTAAGAGAAGATCCTAAGTTTTACTATCCAGATACGGAAGAAGGGCGACAAGCTTATATTTCTCGGGCTGAAGCAATCTTGGATAGCATGAAAACGCTGCTGCCTCGTATTTTTAATACCTTGCCTGAAGCAGAGCTTGTGGTAAAACCGGTAGAGCCTTTTCGTGAAAAATCCTCACCAGCGGCTTTCTATCAATCTCCAGCTCCTGACGGATCTCGACCAGGTATTTTTTATGCAAATACCTCTGATATGCGTGCCATGCCAAAATATGAGATGGAGGCTTTGGCATATCATGAAGGGCTGCCTGGCCATCATATGCAAATTGCCATTGCCCAAGAATTAGAAGGTATCCCTACATTCAGAAGGCTGGGCAATTACACTGCTTATGCAGAGGGGTGGGGGCTATATTCTGAGCTTTTACCTAAGGAAATGGGGCTGTATGAAAACTCTTATTCTGACTTTGGACGTCTGACTATGGAAATGTGGCGTGCATGCCGTCTTGTGTTAGACGTGGGAATTCATTATAAAAAATGGACACGTGAAGAAGCGATTGATTACTTATGTACGAATACACCAAATGCACAAGAAGATTGTAGAAGAGAGATAGAACGTTATATTGTATATCCTGGTCAAGCAACATCTTATAAAACTGGTATGTTGAAAATACTGGAGATAAGGGATTTCGCAAGACAAGAGCTAGGTGAGGACTTTGATATTAGCAGGTTCCATGATGCAATACTTACAGATGGAGCATTGCCTTTAGATATACTTGAAGAAAATATGCAAAATTGGATAGAAAAAGAGAAACAGCAAGAGGAGCTGAGTGGAAGCAAATAA
- a CDS encoding 2OG-Fe(II) oxygenase, whose protein sequence is METNILQQSHLEDDMLNRVSTDLYEKGYAILEHFISETSIALLKNEMFSHLEYGHFKKAGIGNKVNTVVKEEIRGDYIKWIDQNDHVFQNHPYFIQLEKIRQHLNQSFFLGLEDLEMHFAIYPAGKGYQRHSDQFKNDGGRKISAVFYLNEQWEEKDGGHLTIYLPKDNGREEVITVTPNGGTLVIFDSSLEHEVMPANRERCSITGWFLNRKILY, encoded by the coding sequence ATGGAGACCAACATTTTGCAGCAAAGTCATCTGGAAGATGATATGCTGAACAGGGTAAGCACTGACCTGTATGAAAAAGGATATGCGATACTAGAGCATTTCATCAGTGAGACTTCAATTGCCCTACTAAAAAATGAAATGTTTAGCCATCTCGAATATGGCCATTTCAAAAAAGCAGGGATTGGTAACAAAGTAAACACAGTGGTCAAAGAAGAAATCCGGGGAGACTATATTAAATGGATTGACCAAAATGACCATGTCTTTCAAAATCACCCCTATTTTATCCAGTTGGAAAAAATCCGCCAGCATTTAAACCAATCATTCTTCCTCGGCTTGGAAGACTTGGAAATGCACTTTGCTATTTATCCCGCAGGCAAAGGGTATCAAAGGCATTCGGACCAGTTTAAAAATGATGGAGGAAGAAAAATATCGGCTGTCTTTTATTTAAATGAGCAATGGGAAGAAAAAGATGGAGGGCATCTGACCATATACTTACCCAAAGACAATGGACGGGAGGAAGTCATCACTGTTACGCCAAATGGAGGGACCTTAGTCATATTTGACAGCAGCCTGGAACATGAAGTAATGCCTGCAAATCGAGAGCGATGCAGCATTACCGGGTGGTTTTTAAACAGAAAAATCTTGTATTGA
- a CDS encoding catalase, with protein sequence MENKDNQGNLKGTRNVNENTKNEQLEPFREDPKDQPMTTDQGVKVTDVDNSLTAGSRGPTLMEDFLFRERMTHFDHESIPERVVHARGAGAHGYFQVYEPMAEFTKAKFLQDPNVKTPVFVRFSTVIGSRGSADTVRDVRGFATKFYTEDGNYDLVANNMAPFFIQDGMKFPDVVHALKPMPDNEMPQASAAHDTFWDFASLMPEISHMIMWVLSDRAIPRSFRMMEGFGVHTFRFVNDQGKARFVKFHWRPTLGTHSLVWDEAQKLAGKDPDWLRRDLWEAIESGDYPEFELCVQMVEEEDEHKFDFDLLDPTKIIPEELVPLKKVGKMVLNRNPDNFFAETEQVAFHPGNVVPGIDFTNDPLLQARLFSYLDTQLNRFNSANFTEIPINRPVTPVHNQNGGGFMKQTINKGKVNYWPNSLGGGCPVMANGDMSGFVHYMEKVEGQKIRKRSESFQNHFSQATLFWNSMSMPEKKHIIKALHFELGKVESKEVRQRMVNEILNNIDHELAVKTAEGIGVAPPSTSTMDKIKESISNAVASGRMVEDSPALSIERNKKADSIKSRKVAVLVSDGFNYDEVEQVKNKIMEFGGKAKIISKFKGKVKSAEGKELEVDKNHITTGSIMFDAVYVPGGKESVEAMKKQGDALHFINEAFKHCKPIAASSEGVELLAESDIKGVEIADQTIGSEIKKSEGVISCASPDNIQHFGWEFVEAIKQHRFWSREEKTMVPA encoded by the coding sequence ATGGAGAATAAAGACAATCAAGGCAATTTGAAAGGTACAAGAAATGTAAATGAAAACACAAAGAATGAGCAGTTAGAGCCTTTTAGAGAAGACCCCAAAGACCAACCTATGACTACAGATCAGGGTGTGAAGGTTACAGATGTTGACAATTCACTTACTGCAGGATCTCGAGGCCCTACGCTAATGGAAGATTTTCTGTTCCGTGAGCGAATGACACATTTTGATCATGAGTCTATACCCGAAAGGGTAGTGCATGCCCGGGGTGCTGGTGCCCATGGGTATTTTCAGGTATATGAACCTATGGCTGAATTTACCAAAGCTAAATTTCTGCAAGACCCTAATGTTAAAACCCCAGTTTTTGTCAGGTTTTCAACGGTAATAGGATCCCGTGGCTCGGCCGATACCGTGAGGGATGTTCGTGGTTTTGCTACTAAATTTTATACCGAAGATGGAAATTATGATTTAGTAGCTAATAATATGGCGCCATTTTTTATACAGGACGGAATGAAGTTTCCTGATGTGGTTCATGCTTTAAAGCCTATGCCTGACAACGAAATGCCACAAGCGTCTGCAGCGCACGATACTTTTTGGGATTTTGCATCCCTTATGCCGGAAATATCTCATATGATTATGTGGGTTTTGTCTGACCGTGCTATTCCTAGGAGTTTTCGTATGATGGAAGGCTTTGGTGTACATACTTTCCGTTTTGTTAACGATCAAGGTAAAGCACGTTTTGTTAAATTTCATTGGAGACCTACACTTGGTACCCATTCTCTTGTATGGGACGAAGCGCAAAAACTGGCCGGAAAAGACCCTGATTGGTTGAGAAGGGATTTGTGGGAGGCCATAGAGTCTGGTGATTATCCTGAATTTGAACTTTGTGTTCAAATGGTGGAGGAAGAAGATGAGCATAAGTTTGACTTTGATCTGTTAGACCCGACGAAAATTATTCCAGAAGAGCTTGTTCCTCTTAAAAAAGTAGGAAAGATGGTATTGAACCGCAATCCGGATAACTTTTTTGCAGAAACAGAACAGGTGGCTTTCCATCCAGGCAATGTAGTTCCAGGTATAGACTTTACAAATGATCCGCTGTTGCAGGCCAGGTTATTTTCTTATCTTGATACGCAACTTAATCGGTTTAACAGTGCTAATTTTACAGAAATACCTATCAATAGACCTGTTACACCTGTGCATAATCAAAATGGTGGTGGCTTTATGAAGCAAACCATTAACAAAGGGAAAGTGAACTATTGGCCAAATAGTCTTGGTGGTGGATGTCCAGTAATGGCCAATGGCGATATGAGTGGATTTGTCCACTATATGGAAAAAGTAGAAGGTCAAAAAATTCGCAAAAGAAGCGAAAGTTTTCAAAATCATTTTTCTCAGGCTACTTTGTTTTGGAATAGTATGTCTATGCCTGAAAAAAAGCATATCATTAAAGCTTTGCATTTTGAACTAGGTAAAGTAGAGTCAAAAGAGGTAAGGCAAAGAATGGTCAACGAAATTCTTAACAATATAGACCATGAGCTAGCAGTAAAAACAGCCGAGGGCATAGGAGTGGCTCCTCCAAGCACTTCTACCATGGATAAAATCAAAGAATCTATAAGCAATGCAGTAGCTTCCGGTAGAATGGTGGAAGACTCACCTGCCTTGAGTATAGAACGGAATAAAAAAGCTGATTCTATTAAAAGTCGTAAAGTAGCTGTACTTGTGTCTGACGGTTTTAACTATGATGAAGTAGAGCAGGTAAAAAATAAAATTATGGAGTTTGGAGGTAAGGCAAAAATTATTTCCAAGTTTAAAGGAAAAGTCAAGAGTGCTGAAGGTAAGGAGTTGGAAGTTGATAAAAACCATATTACCACTGGCTCTATTATGTTTGATGCGGTGTATGTGCCAGGAGGCAAAGAGAGTGTAGAGGCTATGAAAAAGCAAGGAGACGCACTACATTTTATCAACGAAGCTTTTAAGCATTGTAAACCAATAGCTGCCAGTAGCGAAGGGGTGGAGCTTCTTGCCGAGTCTGATATCAAAGGTGTAGAAATAGCTGACCAAACCATTGGAAGTGAAATCAAGAAAAGCGAAGGAGTGATTTCATGTGCCAGCCCTGATAATATTCAGCATTTTGGCTGGGAGTTTGTGGAAGCTATAAAACAGCACAGGTTTTGGTCTAGGGAAGAAAAAACCATGGTGCCTGCATAA
- a CDS encoding heavy metal translocating P-type ATPase metal-binding domain-containing protein, giving the protein MDTTSLKAIEEKKCYHCGDDCKDQSISLDSKFFCCQGCKAVYEILNTGNACEYYQLQENPGVKSNQPSQDLSFLDDDGIRQKLLSFYDGTISRVTFYIPSVHCSSCIWLLENLSRLHAGIIHSRINFIRKEVTVTFKEQEVSLREVAELLGKVGYMPLINLEHADGSKKKIDRSLYYKIGVAGFSFGNIMMLALPEYLDGQAVMEDSLKKYFSYLSLLLAVPAFVYGGSDYLVNSWRGLKKRILNIEIPIALSMFALFFKSVYEILSHTGAGYLDSLSGLVFFLLVGKWFQARTYEALSFDRDFRSYFPVAVKGIRDGKEVNIAVTDLKSGDHIRIRSNELIPSDAVIRSGKGSIDYSFVTGESRPVTKYEGDKVFAGGRQKGAILELEVLKEVSASQITELWNDEAFAKPSVSKISGITDKVSYYFTPAVLLTGVAVYLFWTLTDPSLAMHALASVFIVACPCIFALAIPFAFGNSMNTLGNRGFYLRKPDLLANLAKADTIVFDKTGTLTRTDVSEVTYEGKPLSEEELAMVYSLTEQSTHPLSEALYSHLQDRKSYVISEFREEASEGITGKCNKHIVVLGSAKFAGAKDVSDCIRKSSQVHVSIDGDYKGVFLIKNKYRKGFDEMIVSLEKDYNLHLLSGDNESEKPYLQTLFRDPDNLHFDMKPADKLNYIKALKKKGHTVMMIGDGLNDAGALKAADFGISISDNVYNFSPACDAILDSRKLSRLHRYVRYARQCLTIVWIAFVLSLVYNFTGLGFAVQGILSPLIAAILMPSSAILIVCYVTWATSLKGRKL; this is encoded by the coding sequence ATGGATACCACCTCACTTAAAGCAATCGAAGAAAAGAAATGCTATCATTGTGGTGATGACTGCAAAGATCAAAGCATTTCCCTTGATAGCAAGTTTTTTTGCTGTCAAGGTTGTAAGGCTGTTTATGAAATACTGAATACAGGAAATGCCTGTGAATATTACCAGTTGCAGGAAAACCCTGGGGTTAAATCAAATCAACCTTCACAGGACCTCAGTTTTCTTGATGATGATGGGATCAGGCAAAAGCTTCTTTCTTTTTATGACGGAACCATAAGTAGGGTTACCTTTTATATACCGTCAGTCCATTGCAGTTCATGCATTTGGCTACTTGAAAATTTAAGCCGCCTCCATGCTGGTATTATTCATTCTAGGATAAACTTTATACGCAAAGAGGTTACCGTTACCTTTAAGGAACAAGAAGTTAGTTTAAGGGAAGTAGCCGAATTGTTAGGCAAAGTTGGTTATATGCCTTTGATTAACTTAGAGCACGCCGATGGTAGCAAAAAGAAAATTGACAGAAGCCTCTATTATAAAATTGGTGTTGCCGGATTCAGCTTTGGTAATATAATGATGCTTGCACTGCCTGAATATTTGGATGGTCAGGCGGTAATGGAAGATTCGCTCAAGAAATATTTCTCCTATTTGAGCCTTTTGTTAGCTGTGCCTGCTTTCGTATATGGTGGTTCTGACTATCTGGTTAACTCATGGAGAGGGTTGAAAAAACGTATTCTAAATATAGAGATCCCCATAGCCTTGAGTATGTTCGCCCTTTTCTTTAAGAGTGTATATGAAATACTATCTCATACTGGTGCGGGGTATTTAGATTCTTTGTCAGGTTTGGTTTTCTTTTTGTTGGTAGGGAAGTGGTTTCAAGCACGTACCTACGAAGCGTTGTCTTTCGACCGTGATTTTAGATCATATTTTCCTGTTGCTGTAAAAGGTATTAGAGACGGTAAAGAAGTAAATATTGCGGTTACTGATCTAAAGTCCGGAGACCATATAAGGATAAGGAGCAATGAACTGATCCCGTCCGATGCTGTCATTAGGAGTGGTAAGGGGAGTATTGACTATAGTTTTGTTACTGGCGAATCACGTCCTGTCACTAAATATGAAGGCGACAAAGTATTTGCAGGCGGAAGACAGAAGGGGGCAATTTTGGAATTAGAAGTGCTTAAAGAAGTCTCTGCCAGTCAAATTACAGAATTATGGAACGATGAGGCTTTTGCCAAACCATCAGTAAGTAAAATTTCGGGAATAACCGATAAGGTAAGCTATTATTTTACACCAGCGGTTTTACTGACAGGTGTGGCTGTTTATCTATTTTGGACTCTTACTGACCCTTCGCTGGCTATGCACGCATTGGCTTCAGTGTTTATTGTTGCTTGTCCTTGCATATTTGCCCTGGCTATTCCTTTTGCCTTTGGCAATAGTATGAATACTTTGGGGAATAGAGGTTTTTATCTACGAAAGCCAGATTTATTGGCTAATTTGGCTAAAGCTGATACGATTGTTTTTGACAAAACCGGAACACTTACCCGCACGGACGTGTCTGAGGTTACTTATGAGGGAAAGCCTTTGTCGGAGGAAGAGCTGGCAATGGTATATTCTTTAACAGAACAGTCTACGCATCCATTGAGTGAAGCGCTGTACAGTCATCTTCAAGACAGGAAAAGTTATGTGATATCAGAATTTAGAGAGGAAGCGTCTGAAGGAATTACAGGGAAATGCAATAAGCACATAGTGGTTCTCGGGTCTGCCAAATTTGCTGGGGCGAAGGATGTTTCAGATTGTATCCGAAAGAGTTCTCAGGTGCATGTAAGCATCGACGGGGATTATAAAGGTGTGTTTCTGATTAAAAATAAATATCGCAAGGGGTTTGATGAAATGATCGTGTCATTAGAAAAGGATTACAACCTGCATTTGCTATCTGGCGATAATGAGTCTGAAAAGCCTTACCTGCAAACACTTTTCAGAGACCCTGATAACCTGCATTTTGATATGAAGCCGGCAGATAAGTTGAATTATATTAAAGCGCTAAAGAAAAAAGGACATACTGTAATGATGATCGGGGATGGCCTGAATGACGCAGGTGCTTTAAAGGCTGCTGATTTTGGAATAAGCATTTCGGACAATGTCTATAATTTTTCACCAGCATGCGATGCTATACTTGACTCTAGAAAATTGAGTAGGTTGCACCGATATGTTAGGTATGCCCGTCAATGCTTGACCATTGTATGGATTGCATTTGTACTGTCGCTGGTGTACAATTTCACAGGGCTCGGTTTTGCAGTTCAGGGTATCTTGAGTCCGCTTATAGCTGCCATATTAATGCCTTCAAGTGCTATTCTTATAGTATGTTATGTTACTTGGGCAACTTCTTTAAAAGGAAGGAAGCTGTAA
- a CDS encoding class I SAM-dependent methyltransferase, producing the protein MLLLKPLHWNDYELIDSGGYKKLEKFGEFFLARPEPQAVWRPSLSEQEWDSKVNATFKRASNGKEKLDGEKGEWLLKKGMAQQWYINYPLNDTKISFRLGLTAFKHVGIFPEQASNWDYIYKRIKEMPVEKPKVLNLFAYTGGASLAAKAAGADVVHVDSVKQVINWSRENMEASQLNDIRWVVEDAMKFVQREARRGNKYHGIILDPPAYGRGPKGEKWVIQEQIHEMISACKELLSPTHHFFILNLYSIGFSALVQETLVQSVFGTVSHPEMGELYLEDSFNKKLPLGTFYRFYK; encoded by the coding sequence ATGCTTCTTTTAAAGCCCCTTCATTGGAATGATTACGAATTAATAGATAGTGGTGGTTATAAAAAATTAGAAAAATTCGGTGAGTTTTTTCTTGCTCGTCCCGAACCTCAAGCGGTATGGCGACCTTCACTGTCTGAGCAAGAGTGGGATAGTAAAGTGAATGCTACTTTTAAGCGGGCGAGCAACGGTAAAGAAAAGCTTGATGGCGAAAAAGGCGAATGGTTGCTGAAAAAAGGAATGGCACAGCAGTGGTATATTAATTATCCTTTAAATGATACCAAGATTAGTTTCCGCTTAGGGCTTACGGCTTTTAAACATGTGGGGATATTTCCGGAACAAGCTTCTAACTGGGATTATATTTATAAACGCATCAAGGAAATGCCTGTAGAAAAACCAAAGGTTTTGAACTTGTTCGCTTACACCGGCGGTGCGTCACTTGCAGCTAAAGCCGCTGGGGCTGATGTGGTGCATGTGGACTCTGTAAAACAGGTAATAAACTGGTCAAGAGAGAATATGGAAGCCAGCCAGCTCAATGATATTAGATGGGTGGTAGAGGATGCTATGAAGTTTGTGCAGAGAGAGGCAAGAAGGGGGAATAAGTATCATGGGATAATTTTAGATCCGCCTGCTTATGGCCGAGGCCCGAAAGGCGAAAAATGGGTAATTCAAGAACAGATCCATGAAATGATTTCTGCCTGCAAAGAATTGTTAAGCCCAACACATCATTTTTTTATACTTAACCTGTACTCTATTGGTTTTTCTGCCCTTGTTCAGGAAACACTTGTGCAATCAGTATTTGGTACAGTAAGCCACCCAGAAATGGGTGAACTTTACTTAGAAGACTCTTTTAATAAAAAGCTGCCTTTAGGTACCTTTTATAGGTTCTATAAATAA